The stretch of DNA CATGGGCCACATTCAGCGGAAGCATCTGGACGAACCAGTGGAGGTTCCGGCCTCCGAAACGATTCGCAGGCATGACGAAGTGATGGCGGCATTGTGGGACAAAGGGCTGACGGCCGAGGTCGAAAACCTTAATCTCGTCGAAACTCGCGACGTGCTCCTCCCTCAGCTGATGTCCGGCAAGCTCCGGGTCAAAGATACTGAGAAAGTCCTGGAGAACGCCGGGGTGTAAATGCGTAGCGCGGTTGCGGCGGTCACCTGGGAATAGCCGCCGGAAGCCTGAGTAAGCTGAACAACAAATGGATTGTGGGGGATCACCGTGACAGCACCAGCAGTAGCCTTTTCCGAAGCCGACTGGGAGGGCGCCGCGAAGGAGCGGCTTGGCGAGCTGGACTGGAAGCCGCTGGAGGGTGAGGCCATCGCGCCCGGCACCGGCGAACGCGAATTCTGGGCCGAGCTTGTCATTCGGCCGCGTCTGCTTGCCGCCCTCCAGCGCCTCAACCCGGCAGTCCCCGCCCAGTACCTCCAACAGGCACTGGCGGAAATAGCCTCACCCATGTCGAACGATGCCATGGCCGAGAACCACCGCATCCACAACTGCCTGGTCGACGGCTACCGGCTGACCTACATCGACTCCGACGGCAACGAAGCCAACCCGACCATCCGGCTGCTCAGCCAGGCACCGGACCAGAACGACTGGCTCGCCGTCAACCAGGTCACCCTGGTGCAGGGCGACTACAGGCGGCGCTTCGACGTCGTGCTCTACTGCAACGGCATGCCTGTCAGCATCATCGAACTCAAGAAGGCCGGCAGCGCCCACGCCGACCTCCCCGGCGCCCATGCCCAGCTCCGGACGTACCTCCGCGAATTCCCCATGGCGTTCCGCTTCTGCGTCTTCACGCTCGCCACCGACGGAATCCAGGCCAAGTACGGAACGCCGTTCACCCCCTTTAACCACTTCTCACCGTGGAATGTAGACGACGACGGCGTCCCCGTTCCTCAGGGCTACATGGTCGACGGCGATGCCGTCACTGCCCTCGACACCGCGCTGGACGGCCTTTACAACCAGGAACGTTTCCTGCAGCTGACCCGCAACTTCACCGCGTTCGACCAGGGCTCCGGCGGGCTGGCAAAACGGATTGCCAAGCCGCACCAGTACTACGCCGTCACCAAGGCCGTGGCCAGCACCATCCAGGCGGTGGAAAGCAACGGAAAAGCCGGCGTCGTCTGGCATACCCAGGGTTCCGGCAAGTCCATGGAAATGGAACTGTACGCGAACATGGTGGCGCGTGCGCCCAAGTTGAAGAACCCCACCGTCGTGGTCATCACCGACCGGAACGAACTCGACGGCCAGCTCTTCGAGGGCTTCGACCGCAGCCTCCTCCTCGCCGAATCGCCCAAGCAAATCAGGAAACGCTCGGAGCTGCGGGACGAGCTCAGCAACCGGACCACGGGCGGCATCTACTTCACCACTCTGCAAAAGTTCGGGCGCAGCAAGTCGGAGAAGGACGCCGGCGCAGACCACCCACTGCTGTCCGACCGGCGCAACATCATCGTGGTGGTGGACGAGGCACACCGCTCGCACTACGACGACCTGGACGGCTACGCCCGGCACCTGAGAGACGCACTCCCCCACGCCACACTTATCGCCTTTACCGGAACGCCGATTTCGTTTGACGACCGGAATACGCAAGACGTCTTCGGCGACTACATCGACATTTACGATCTGTCGCGGGCGGTGGAGGACGGCGCCACCGTGCCCGTGTACTTCGAACCGCGGCTGATCAAGGTGGGACTCTCCGAAGGTGTCACGGAAGAGGACCTGGACAAGTCCGCCGATGAACTGACCCTCGGCCTGGACGATACGGAACGTGCCCGCATCGAGGCGAGCGTCGCCGTCGTCAACGCTGTCTACGGTGCGCCGCAGCGCATTGCCGCGCTGGCCGAGGACCTGGTGGGGCACTGGGAGAACCGGCGCGGGCGGATGGGCAAGTTCATTGAAGCTCCGGGCAAGGCGATGATCGTGGGCGGGACGCGGGAGATTTGCGCAAAGCTGTACTCCGCGATTGTGGAGCTGCGCCCGGACTGGCATTCGGACGACCTGTCGAAAGGCAGGATCAAGGTGGTGTACTCGGGCGACGCGACTGATGTGCGGCCGGTGTCCGACCATGTGCGCCGAGATTCGCTGAATGCCCAAGTCAAGGAGCGGCTCAAGAACGTCGACGACGAGCTGGAGCTTGTGATCGTCAAGGACATGATGCTCACGGGCTACGACTCTCCACCGCTGCACACCCTGTACCTTGACCGGCCCCTCAAGGGCGCGCTGTTGATGCAGACTCTCGCGCGGGTGAACCGCACGTTCCGCGGCAAGGAGGACGGGCTGCTGGTGGCGTACGCGCCGCTGGCGGAGAATCTTGCGAAGGCGCTGGGCGAGTACACGCAGTCGGACCGGGCGAACAAGCCGGTGGGCAAGAACATCGACGAGGCTGTAGGTCTGACGGTTTCCCTGGTGGAGACGCTCCGCTCGTTGCTGGCGGGCTACGACTGGAAAGCCGTGTGGATGAAGGCTGGGCCAAAGTCGTTCCTGAATGCCGTGACCGGCGCGGTCAGTTACCTGCGGAATCCTGCAACGCCTGGCAACCAGCCGGGGGACGGAGAAGACTCGCTTGCTTCTCGGTATCGGAAGTTCTCGAGCCAGTTGTCCCGTGCGTGGGCGCTGTGCTCTGGATCCGAGACGCTGGCTGAGCTGCGTCCCGAGATCCAGGTGTACGAGGAGATCCGCGTCTGGATGGCGAAGTACGACGCAGCGGACCGGCAGGCGAGCGGTGAGCCGGTGCCGGAGGAGATCCAACGGCTGTTGGGGAACCTGATCGCCAACGCCACCTCGTCGGGCGAAGTACTGGACATCTATGACGCAGCGGGTATGCCGAAGCCGTCTCTTGATGATCTGACGCCTGAGTTCATCGCAAAGACGCAGAAGGCACGGAATCCGCAACTGGCTATTGAGGCGTTGCGGAAGCTCATCGCCGACGAATCTGCCGCGTCGACCCGGAACAACGTCATCCGGCAGCGCGCGTTCTCGGAACGCATTACCGAGCTCATGAAGAAGTACACCAACCAGCAGCTGACATCTGCCGAAGTGATTGCCGAGCTTGTGGAGCTGGCACGAGAGGTTGCCGCCGAGGGCAACCGTGGTGCGCACTTCACTCCCCCGCTGAACTCCGATGAGTTGGCGTTCTATGACGCCGTGGCGCAGAACGAGTCGGCTGTGGAGGTCCAAGGCGAGGGGAAGCTGGCCGAGATAGCGCGGCAGCTCGTTGGCGTCATGCAGCGCGATGTGCGTACTGATTGGACGGTTCGGGACGACGTCCGGGCAAAACTTCGCTCATCCATCAAACGGCTTCTGGTGATCAACGGGTATCCGCCGGACAAGCAGCCCGAGGCCATCAAGCTAGTCATGGAACAAATGGAATCCATGGCGCCGCGGTTTGCGGAGGCGCGGCTTTAACTCGAAGCCGAGTACTGGACAACAACTCGACTGGCCAGGCTCGCGCCTACTATTTTCAGGAAACGCCCGACAATTGCTGACACGGTGATTCGACGCCCGCTGAGGCCAGCCCGGAGATCCGGGAGCCCGGCCAAGGACGTCAGGCCGGCTAGTAGAATTACAGTGGTTCTCCAGTCCCCCAGCTTGGAGAACCGGGAGCGTCCTTGCTTGGGTCCTGGACTCGCGCGGATGCTTCCCTCATACACCCGATAGAAACCGCGCTGTGGTTCAGGCAGCAAACCCCCACCAAGTTGTGCCACTGGGGGCAGGTGAAGCCCTCCGCGCAGCTCAAAGCTGTCCACATGGCGTACAACCCGTCCCGCCGTGGTTGTAATGTCACTGTGGAGACGGGCTCCTCGTCTGGGACCCATTCCGGAAGACGGCTTGGACTGGGCGCCTGAGAGTGTCGAGTCAGGTCCTAGCGGAGGTTACGACCGCTAGCAGGAGGAGTTTCGTTCTCGCAAATCACCGCCCATTTTAATGAAGCTCCGACGGCTGGTTCGGCCGTCGAAGGCTTCTTGAATCCACGTGCGGAGGATGGATTGCGATGGGGCCGGTACATAGTAGCTGGCGTAGGCAGAATTGTCGTTTTTATTTATGTTGAGTGAGAGACGTGAGGGTATGTCCGGCTTCGTTCCGGCAACGGAGGGCAGCTGAACGGCAAGTAGTCCATTGGGGTTCGGGTCTGATCGTAGGCTGGTATAGATTTCCCAGTCGACGAATTTTCGTGCCCACGTGCACTCTCCAATGGCAACCAGGGTCACGGTCGAATCCTTCAAGAACTTTGCCCGGATGGTCTGCCGTATGTAGGCGACGTTGGTTGAGTTGATGATGTCCGATCCGTCTTCTTCCATTCCAATCGCGCGAGGGATGAACACCTCCGTGTTGGCAGAGATGAATTCAAGTACCTCTACAGCGTCGACTGCATGGTAGCTCACGAAAACCTTGTGACGAGGGGGCGTGGATGCCGATTTCCGCATCCCCTCCGTCACGTTCTCGTAGCTCCGAGTTATCTGCTGCAGCTCGCGGATTGCGGACTGGGTTTGTGACCCGTACAAAGTCATGGATTGAACTCCTATCCTGCCTGATCGAGAATTCTCGTAAGGCGGTTGATGGCGTCGGCCGGAGCTCCGTGCGACGCGAGAAACTGTAACTGAAACCTCGTACTAGAAATCTGATCTGGACGTCCATACCGCGCCGATTCGGCGAACTGCTGCGCGGCGGTGTCAATCTCCCCCAGGTTTTCAAGGGCCTCGTGGAGAGACAATTCTGCTTGGGTTACCAAGGTCCAGTAGTTTGTGCGGTCGTTTACTAGCGCGAGGCGAGTAAGAAATCGGGTGACCGTTATCGCCTCATTTAGTTCTTCTCGGAAGGAGTCATCGCGGTCCCGATTACCTAGGCGGAGCGCCATCACTAGATTGACTCCAGTGTAAAACTGCGGATCGAGTTCGAATCCCGCCCTGTATTTTTCGGCCATTTCCTGGAAGAGGCTGTTTGCAACGGCCGGATCGTCAGAAATTTCCTCGTCCTGAAGTTGGCGCTTTATGAGACCGCCCCAGATTCCATAGGTTTCCGAATCTGCGTATCCTGCTTGTTCAGCTTCAACCAGCAAGTTTTGGGCAGTGCGCCACAGGGTCCGACGTACGTGCGGGTCGGTTTCCCGCTCTCCAAGCCGTCTATACGCCATGACAGTTTTCTGAAGCCAGAGACGGTGTAGCGGATCGTCCATCGTGGGCCGTGCGAGGTCTAGCAGTGTGCGCGCTTCTGGGTACGAAGCTTCGTCGAGCAGCGCGATTGCCAGCTCCACTCGCAGGGCGCGTCGAACTGCTTCAGATATTCCAGGCGCAGTTTCGAGCCAGGTTGCCTCCGCGCGCATAGAGGCAGCGTCTGAACTCCTTATAACGTCGCTGGTTCGGCGCCGTGCTTCGCCAGCCAGAACGACAGCTTCTGGGATGGCCGATCTCTGAGCGAACGGCCGGTCGATGTGGTCGATTTCGAACCAGTCGTGAGCCGGGCTGTCGATCGTACGGTGAGTGATGGCCTGTGCAATGACAGGTTTCAGCTTCCTTATGGCGTCTTCGGCTTGCTGATCCGAGAGGTCTTCGTCTCGTGCAAAGGAATGAACTCGAATCAAGTTGATATCGAACGGAGGCGCTTTCCGGGGCCGCCCTTGGACGTAAGGGTTTAAAAGGATGGTCGAATGTGCGGCGAACACGTGCCGCACTCCGAGTTCGTAGCCGACGTTGAAGTTAGTTGTGGCGAGATCCACCAAGGCGAGGTCGGAGTTCGCGAGCGAGGCAAGCATGCCCGAATGGATGATCCCGCTGTCAGTTTCCAGATCGGCTCTGGTCCATTCGACGTCGACGTCCTCAAGCAGAGGTCTATACACTTTGTGGAAGGGCGGGTCGCAGTCGGTGATTCGACCCGTTCCGGCGTCTCGCTTGCGACCGTAAGGCATGACAACGAATGCGCTGATCTGTTGGCGGGCCGGACTCAAGTCTATGGTCAGATAACCGCGGTCTTCGGCCCTGTTAACGAGGTCATCCGTGACTGATGGTGAGTCGGAAGTGGGCGTAGGTCGGACCGTGATGACCCATACACGCTCGCCCGTCGCCTCCGCGGTGATACTCGCGTTATCCAGAATTGTCAGATTGTGAGCAATGAACGCCTCTGCGGAATCCTCCACTATTTGGTTACCCTCAACAACCTGGACCTTCGAATTGCCCAAGATTCTGTCATAGTGACCAGTCCACGGCTCGCCTCGCGACTCGACACTCGTTCGCCGAAAGTCATCGCAGCCGAAAGGCAATACTGCCCGGACTGGCGTATCCTCGGCTAACGCGGCGCGAGCGAACAATATGTCTGCGCCGGCGGCGAGAGCTCCAACGACCAAGCTAGGCTTCAGCGATTGGATTAGCCCCCGGAGCCGGACCATCAGTTCAGCCTCAGCACTGGCTGGCAGCCGAGGAACTTCACGGTCAGGTTCGTCGACCTGTGATCCGGCATAGACAATGATCACGTAGCTCTCGCTATCTGTTGTAGAAAATTTTGCTGACTCGGCAATGTGGAAAAATTCAGCAGCCGCACGTGGTTGGAGTGTTCATCGGCATGGCGCCGCCACGCGAGGTAGCGGCAAAATTGCACGTTCGATTGCGTCATCGAACTGGCTGACGTCGTCTCGTGCAACCTGCGGCGGCCGTGGCGCCCTGCCCTTGGCCAACGGAGTGAATCAGTTGGCCACCCACCGTGGAACCTGGCCACGTGGCGTGAAACCTCACAAAAAGTCCCAAAGGAGGCCCTGGCTTAGTTGGGAGTGCCCACAACTAAGCCCGAGCGTCCGTATCGCCACCTAAATCGGTCTTCGCCAAACGTCTAGTCCCATTTTCGCCAACAAATGTCTAAACCGCCAAGTAGCACGCGATCTCACACCAGCAACTAGAAGTCCCAGTCCTCATCCTCAGTATTGACGGCCTTGCCAATCACGTAGGACGAACCGGACCCACTAAAGAAGTCGTGGTTCTCGTCCGCGTTCGGGGACAGTGCCGAGAGGATCGCCGGGTTCACATCCGTGACCGAAGACGGGAACATTGCCTCGTAGCCCAAGTTCATGAGGGCCTTGTTGGCGTTGTAGTGCAGGAACTTCTTGACGTCCTCGGCCAGGCCAACGGAGTCGTAGAGATCATGCGTGTACTGGACTTCGTTTTCGTACAGCTCGAAGAGCAGCTCGAACGTGTAGTCCTTGATCTCCTGCTTGCGCTCCTCGGAAAGACCTTCGAGGCCCTTCTGGAACTTGTAGCCGATGTAGTAGCCGTGCACTGCCTCATCACGGATGATCAGGCGGATCAGGTCTGCGGTGTTCGTGAGCTTGGCCCGGGAGGACCAGTACATCGGCAGGTAGAAGCCCGAGTAGAACAGGAAGCTTTCCAGCAGCGTGGAAGCCACCTTGCGCTTCAGCGGGTCGTCGCCCTGGTAGTAGTCCATAACGATCTGCGCCTTCTTCTGAAGGTTCGCGTTCTCGGTGGACCAGCGGAATGCCTCGTCGATCTCCTTGGTGGAAGCCAGCGTGGAGAAGATCGAGGAGTAGCTTTTGGCATGCACCGACTCCATGAACGCGATGTTCGTGTAGACGGCTTCCTCGTGCGGGGTGAGCGCATCAGGAATCAGGGAGACAGCGCCGACCGTGCCCTGAATGGTGTCCAGCAGTGTCAGGCCAGTGAACACGCGCATCGTGAGCTGCTGCTCGTCATGGGTCAGCGTATTCCAGGACTGGACGTCGTTGGACAGTGGCACCTTCTCCGGCAGCCAGAAGTTGTTGACGAGTCGGTTCCAGACCTCTACGTCCTTGTCGTCCTGGATGCGGTTCCAGTTAATGGCCTCGACGTGGCTCAGCAGCTTGACCTTCTCGGTCATGTCATCCCCTATGCGTTGGGTGGTTTCTCTAAGTTAAAGCCTACGACGGCGGGCGGGCGCCCGCCGTCGTACAGCAAGATTTAGTTGAAGATTAAAGTGCGCAGGAAACGCAGCCCTCCACCTCAGTCCCTTCCAGCGCGAGCTGGCGGAGACGGATGTAGTAGATGGTCTTGATGCCCTTCTTCCAGGCGTAGATCTGGGCCTTGTTGATGTCGCGCGTAGTGGCGGTGTCCTTGAAGAACAGCGTCAGCGACAGGCCCTGGTCAACGTGCTGCGTAGCGGCCGCGTAGGTATCGATGACCTTCTCGTAGCCGATCTCGTACGCGTCCTGGTAGTACTCCAGGTTGTCGTTGGTCAGGTACGGCGCCGGGTAGTACACGCGGCCCAGCTTGCCTTCCTTGCGGATCTCAATCTTGGACGCCACCGGGTGGATGGAGGAGGTGGAGTTGTTGATGTAGGAGATCGAGCCCGTGGGCGGCACCGCCTGCAGGTTCTGGTTGTAGATGCCGTGCTCCATAACGGAAGCCTTCAGCGCCAGCCAGTCAGCCTGCGTGGGGATGTGCACATTCTTGAACAGCTCCGCAACCTTCTCAGTCTGCGGAACCCATTCCTGCTCGGTGTACTTGTCGAAGAACTCGCCGGAGGCGTACTTGGACTTCTCGAAGCCGCCGAAGGTCTGGCCGGTCTCGATGGCCAGCAGGTTGGACGCACGGACAGCGTGGTACACCACCGAGTAGAAGTAGATGTTGGTGAAGTCCAGGCCCTCTTCGGAGCCGTAGTGGACCCGCTCGCGGGCCAGGTAGCCGTGCAGGTTCATCTGGCCCAGGCCAATGGCGTGGCTCTGGTCATTGCCCTTGGCGATGGAGGGCACCGAGGTGATGTTGGACATGTCAGACACAGCTGAAAGCGACCGGATGGCCGTCTCAACAGTCAGTCCGAAGTCCGGCGAGTCCATGGCCTTGGCGATGTTCAGCGAGCCCAGGTTGCAGGAGATGTCCTTGCCGGTGTCGGCGTAGGAGAGGTCATCGTTGTACGTGGTGGGCTGGGAAACCTGGAGGATCTCCGAGCACAGGTTGGACATGATGATCTTGCCGTCGATCGGGTTGGCCCGGTTCACGGTGTCTTCGAACATGATGTACGGGTAGCCGGATTCGAACTGGATCTCGGCGAGGGTCTGGAAGAACTCGCGGGCCTTGATCTTGGTCTTCTTGATCCGGGAGTCGTCCACCATCTCGTAGTACTTCTCGGTGACCGAGACGTCGGAGAACGGCATGCCGTAGACGCGTTCGACGTCGTACGGCGAGAACAGGTACATGTCCTCGTCCTTCTTGGCCAGCTCGAACGTGATGTCCGGGATGACGACGCCGAGGGAGAGGGTCTTGATGCGGATCTTCTCGTCCGCGTTCTCGCGCTTGGTGTCCAGGAAGCGGTAGATGTCCGGGTGGTGAGCGTGCAGGTACACGGCACCGGCACCCTGGCGGGCACCAAGCTGGTTGGCGTAGGAGAAGCTGTCTTCGAGGAGCTTCATCACGGGGATCACGCCGGAGGACTGGTTCTCGATCTGCTTGATCGGGGCCCCGACTTCGCGGATGTTGGTCAGCGCGAACGCCACGCCGCCGCCGCGCTTGGACAGCTGCAGCGCGGAGTTGATGGAGCGGCCGATGGACTCCATGTTGTCTTCGATGCGCAGCAGGAAGCACGAGACCAGCTCGCCGCGCTGCTTCTTG from Pseudarthrobacter siccitolerans encodes:
- a CDS encoding type I restriction endonuclease subunit R, whose translation is MTAPAVAFSEADWEGAAKERLGELDWKPLEGEAIAPGTGEREFWAELVIRPRLLAALQRLNPAVPAQYLQQALAEIASPMSNDAMAENHRIHNCLVDGYRLTYIDSDGNEANPTIRLLSQAPDQNDWLAVNQVTLVQGDYRRRFDVVLYCNGMPVSIIELKKAGSAHADLPGAHAQLRTYLREFPMAFRFCVFTLATDGIQAKYGTPFTPFNHFSPWNVDDDGVPVPQGYMVDGDAVTALDTALDGLYNQERFLQLTRNFTAFDQGSGGLAKRIAKPHQYYAVTKAVASTIQAVESNGKAGVVWHTQGSGKSMEMELYANMVARAPKLKNPTVVVITDRNELDGQLFEGFDRSLLLAESPKQIRKRSELRDELSNRTTGGIYFTTLQKFGRSKSEKDAGADHPLLSDRRNIIVVVDEAHRSHYDDLDGYARHLRDALPHATLIAFTGTPISFDDRNTQDVFGDYIDIYDLSRAVEDGATVPVYFEPRLIKVGLSEGVTEEDLDKSADELTLGLDDTERARIEASVAVVNAVYGAPQRIAALAEDLVGHWENRRGRMGKFIEAPGKAMIVGGTREICAKLYSAIVELRPDWHSDDLSKGRIKVVYSGDATDVRPVSDHVRRDSLNAQVKERLKNVDDELELVIVKDMMLTGYDSPPLHTLYLDRPLKGALLMQTLARVNRTFRGKEDGLLVAYAPLAENLAKALGEYTQSDRANKPVGKNIDEAVGLTVSLVETLRSLLAGYDWKAVWMKAGPKSFLNAVTGAVSYLRNPATPGNQPGDGEDSLASRYRKFSSQLSRAWALCSGSETLAELRPEIQVYEEIRVWMAKYDAADRQASGEPVPEEIQRLLGNLIANATSSGEVLDIYDAAGMPKPSLDDLTPEFIAKTQKARNPQLAIEALRKLIADESAASTRNNVIRQRAFSERITELMKKYTNQQLTSAEVIAELVELAREVAAEGNRGAHFTPPLNSDELAFYDAVAQNESAVEVQGEGKLAEIARQLVGVMQRDVRTDWTVRDDVRAKLRSSIKRLLVINGYPPDKQPEAIKLVMEQMESMAPRFAEARL
- a CDS encoding TIR domain-containing protein yields the protein MSYHAVDAVEVLEFISANTEVFIPRAIGMEEDGSDIINSTNVAYIRQTIRAKFLKDSTVTLVAIGECTWARKFVDWEIYTSLRSDPNPNGLLAVQLPSVAGTKPDIPSRLSLNINKNDNSAYASYYVPAPSQSILRTWIQEAFDGRTSRRSFIKMGGDLRERNSSC
- a CDS encoding tetratricopeptide repeat-containing protein yields the protein MIIVYAGSQVDEPDREVPRLPASAEAELMVRLRGLIQSLKPSLVVGALAAGADILFARAALAEDTPVRAVLPFGCDDFRRTSVESRGEPWTGHYDRILGNSKVQVVEGNQIVEDSAEAFIAHNLTILDNASITAEATGERVWVITVRPTPTSDSPSVTDDLVNRAEDRGYLTIDLSPARQQISAFVVMPYGRKRDAGTGRITDCDPPFHKVYRPLLEDVDVEWTRADLETDSGIIHSGMLASLANSDLALVDLATTNFNVGYELGVRHVFAAHSTILLNPYVQGRPRKAPPFDINLIRVHSFARDEDLSDQQAEDAIRKLKPVIAQAITHRTIDSPAHDWFEIDHIDRPFAQRSAIPEAVVLAGEARRRTSDVIRSSDAASMRAEATWLETAPGISEAVRRALRVELAIALLDEASYPEARTLLDLARPTMDDPLHRLWLQKTVMAYRRLGERETDPHVRRTLWRTAQNLLVEAEQAGYADSETYGIWGGLIKRQLQDEEISDDPAVANSLFQEMAEKYRAGFELDPQFYTGVNLVMALRLGNRDRDDSFREELNEAITVTRFLTRLALVNDRTNYWTLVTQAELSLHEALENLGEIDTAAQQFAESARYGRPDQISSTRFQLQFLASHGAPADAINRLTRILDQAG
- the nrdF gene encoding class 1b ribonucleoside-diphosphate reductase subunit beta; amino-acid sequence: MTEKVKLLSHVEAINWNRIQDDKDVEVWNRLVNNFWLPEKVPLSNDVQSWNTLTHDEQQLTMRVFTGLTLLDTIQGTVGAVSLIPDALTPHEEAVYTNIAFMESVHAKSYSSIFSTLASTKEIDEAFRWSTENANLQKKAQIVMDYYQGDDPLKRKVASTLLESFLFYSGFYLPMYWSSRAKLTNTADLIRLIIRDEAVHGYYIGYKFQKGLEGLSEERKQEIKDYTFELLFELYENEVQYTHDLYDSVGLAEDVKKFLHYNANKALMNLGYEAMFPSSVTDVNPAILSALSPNADENHDFFSGSGSSYVIGKAVNTEDEDWDF
- the nrdE gene encoding class 1b ribonucleoside-diphosphate reductase subunit alpha — encoded protein: MPAAYKGLGYHELNAMLNLYGPSGEIQFEADREAAHQYFLQHVNNNTVFFHDLEEKLEYLVKNDYYERETLDQYTMNFIRDLFNRAYKKKFRFETFLGAFKFYTSYTLKTFDGKRFLERYEDRVCMVALHLARGNEQLALQMVDEIIEGRFQPATPTFLNAGKKQRGELVSCFLLRIEDNMESIGRSINSALQLSKRGGGVAFALTNIREVGAPIKQIENQSSGVIPVMKLLEDSFSYANQLGARQGAGAVYLHAHHPDIYRFLDTKRENADEKIRIKTLSLGVVIPDITFELAKKDEDMYLFSPYDVERVYGMPFSDVSVTEKYYEMVDDSRIKKTKIKAREFFQTLAEIQFESGYPYIMFEDTVNRANPIDGKIIMSNLCSEILQVSQPTTYNDDLSYADTGKDISCNLGSLNIAKAMDSPDFGLTVETAIRSLSAVSDMSNITSVPSIAKGNDQSHAIGLGQMNLHGYLARERVHYGSEEGLDFTNIYFYSVVYHAVRASNLLAIETGQTFGGFEKSKYASGEFFDKYTEQEWVPQTEKVAELFKNVHIPTQADWLALKASVMEHGIYNQNLQAVPPTGSISYINNSTSSIHPVASKIEIRKEGKLGRVYYPAPYLTNDNLEYYQDAYEIGYEKVIDTYAAATQHVDQGLSLTLFFKDTATTRDINKAQIYAWKKGIKTIYYIRLRQLALEGTEVEGCVSCAL